tttgacacaatcgaccaaacgttttttaaaattattgaacactttgttgagcatttctcttctaatcagtcttgattcacgaataatattatctaggagctgtttcagagtcctaggatcatcttgatatacttttgacttgaggtaaccccataaaaaaaaatcacatgctgaaaaatcaggggatcgaggtggccatgaaatttctgtgttcagcgaaattattcgatgaccaaaatgctcacgcaataaagaaatcgtgtccgttgcggaatgacaggtagcgccatcctgttggaaccaagtaactctatacttgtgtctgcgtttcaattcaggaatgagaaactcgtttaacattttgcgatacctctcaccgttcaccgtttcatcaaacacatacggtcccactataccgaatttagccacgcccatccaaacagtcaacttagcggagtgtagaggtttctcgtgtattatcatcggattctctgtcgaccagtagcgcatattttgtttattcacatcaccgtttagataaaaatgagcttcatcagtaaagagtaacgagttcaatggaatctcaccagtatcaattcttgtaagcatatcctcggcaaatgattttcttctcacaaaatcagttttttgtaacttttgaatgattaaaatcttatatggatggaaactgaggtcttcagataaaattcgttgcagagaagttggtttgatttttaaatttaacgctcgtttacgtattgaagtggtaggggtagtctgtactgaatgccttactcggtccgttgtttctggcgttcttactgatcttttccgacctgtaggcttatttttacaagcatgagcggttttctcgaagttttttacccataatttcactgttggcctcgatggcacttcacttttaccggtaagtttaaaatgtttgcggaaggcacgaattgcactaatgtaagagtcattatttttgaaaaaggcctttacaataaaagcgcgctgcacagccgtccacttctccatggtaaaaaattaatactgaaacataattcggcatgtgttggctacctggaaccgcttttaccattcccctaacaccatttgaacgcagatcagtgctcaccaaaatgtgaaaggttattctggaacaccctgtattaaTAGTGTCTCTATCGGCACGAAAAAGGCACAAAAGCacgaaaatatgtacctacctggtATAGAAATTTCTTCAGAACGTAAGTacaactaaaaaattgaagacgtcatagcaaaaaggacatatgtgtgaaagttgtattttgagaaaaaactgtttgaaagtttgagtgcttgtgaagtttagaaatgtgcatatttgaacatggtgacgattttatcttattttcccactatctaactatatgaaacgctatgcaccatcagtctggaggaaactgtgtgttagcggtaagcgctcaaacatttcgaattaacttatatgtcctttttgaagcgaaaaattggccaattttttgtttgatttaaaaatgcttttgagcaaatttttggatttaaaccaggtacctaaataatggttgatagcacaaaatcgaccatgagtaacccattatctctgaaaaaagatcgctatgttgagtaaaaaaaaaacaaaaaagacaagtttttttggccaattttttttaaattgatttaaaaatgtttttgagcaaatttttggatttaaaccaggtaaataatggttgacaacacaaactcgaccatgagtaacccattatctctgaaaaagtaaatttttaatcgacttcgcagttttaaaatgccgatatctcactggtttttcgactttgtgaagtgggggtggtctggtctcatatgatagaggaaggtctgaagaataacaatatggattcgtctcaaaaaggacatatgtgtcatatatacccctttttgttatgacgtcttcaattacGGAATCTAATTAGATGTATTCAGATCAGGTGTGATCCAATCAGGTTTCTCATAATTATAGAATCCAATCGTGCCTGAACTGATccaatacaaatttttcttcGTCATTTTTGAACGTTTCGCATGTTTGAGCGAAAATCTCTATGGTGTGAGAAGTATTAGTAGTGGAgagtcaccttttttttttttgagaaagatcTTTAGAAAAATAGTCGAAATGGTCAACTTCTGAATACGTTTTATCTATGTGTATTTTGTGTTGCTTGGCCCTTATTGATTTACTTCCCTAATGATCAAATTATTCATCCACACTCcagaaaatgtgtaaaaattccaaacctaaaatgaagtacctacatacctaatgaggtttatttttattattattatttttttggcgagATATCATCATTCTAGTGTGTCCACACGATTACTTGGAGCCTCCAatcctccagcaatttttcaattttctccgtaattttcaaatcgctttgaagggtccaaaaataaacttcggAACTCCCAACTTTGGTCAGTGTTTATTGGGGGTTTGTTAACCTAAAATTCCAGGAGTCGAGTTCAAAACGAATTTTAGACCAATATGTgaccccgcctgacaaaatcgaccatttcgacaaaaaaaagtgtccaaaataatgacgtttaaaattCATCTTAAGGGTTGaaatatcagatttttgaaaaaaaacattttttgaaattttatcgaaatggtcgattttgtcaggcggggtcacatatgtaaattccagaaaatgtgaaaaaaatgaaatcttcaaaaaagtcCATACTGagcgatttttttcagcaagatGGTCTCACTATCACGTGACTCGAAAACAAGTGTTTTTGGAACTTCcgacaagttttaaaatttttccagaaatttcaaatcatgttggagtggtcaaaaatgaatttcaaaacctgTCACTGCGGTCGCTGTTTTCGagcggtttgaaattttaactgaaATTTGAGAGTAATTGCATCCTTTCCCCCTTCCCCCATCTTCTGGAACAATTTTTCTCTGAAAGGTGGCATcctaaggaaaattttgaagcaaacttttcaaaaaactagacagctaagcaaagcttagctgcaaagtgtgcgtagctagctgcctttttgtacagctataaccgttattacatcccTTGATTATATATTACATTACGAAGTAATACATAATCAAggattacatctaggtagtgcataagtgaatcaaccatgtcacagtaatgagaatttttgaaactctcactgcttcaaaataataattgtttttcagtgttttcatattttccaaattacaataggtatttcagaataatttataagcttgtattgcttctaaattaagaaatttctagttgtttttcatagtttgcattgttttaaaatttacaaaatttcaaatcaatttcccgaattccccatcgctacaatttcataaagttttcaataaattttcagaattttgcattgctgctgagttaggaaatttgcaatcaatttttagaattcacattgcctctaaatagtcaaattttgaataatttttcataattcttattgtctttaaattaaaaaatttcaaattcaattttcaagttcatattatccacaaattgtaaaacgtttactcaatttttggaatttacattgcctccaattttccagaattctcatcttgttcataaatattacaatacttctttcatataattttcaagttcacattatctgcaacttacagaacttttaatcaatttttggaattctcagcgtctctaaatacaaattttcatattatttttttttagaatttccattgtcttcaaatttataaattttcaaaccaattttcagaacttgctttttattctaaattaagaattaaatcttataaaatatgttaagaatttgaattgcctctaaattacacgaaaaaaaatatgggtaatttttgcaaaaatatttaactaaaaatactggtatttagaacaattaagtaccagatctcattcaataatttttactgtaatcctatagtaaaaattatcattttaataaattttactataggtaccaatagtaaaaatcattttgttttaataatttctactaaatcatgataataaaaattacatgtttcaattgtacatgttcaatttttttttcttattttcaaattatttgaagtATCAGTTGTAATATGaaggaaaagaaaattattctgTTTAGCTTGATATTCCCaatactatttttttaatttttatcaagcGAATGCAATTAGAAATCTACTTACTAGTTACTCCCAAGGAAAAATGCTTGAATCTGATTACGTCTGGTGAGAAAGACATTTTAAAATCCGATCCAGCCAGAAAATTACTTATGATCAAATAAAACCACCAGCTGTTGTagaatcagcaaaaaaaatggtCCAGGCGAtgttctgatctgatctgatctgatccagTCGAATATGTAATCAAACAGGTCTTTGGTCTAAACACAGCTGATAATGTTTAATTAAACAGGTTTAAGCGGATCTAATGAGATATATCagattgaataataatttcttcTTGATTATAGATATGatacgttttgaattttttgagtaggtactcaTTCCTCATCATTAATTTGACTATTATTCGGATTCCAGGTGTGCATTGAAATTGAACGGAGTCAAGAACCAGAAATGGCTGAAATACCATCCGACCAGGACCACGTCTATGATGCTACTCAATCTACTCTTGTAACCCTAAAAGAATTATCAACGATCGCCGTTGCCCTGAAAATATGGCACTGCGAGATAAATAAATATCGAACGAACgacgaattggaaaaattcagtccagaaaaactacaaatttcattaaaggCAAAAAATCCTGACTTACCAACCACGATCGATACCATGATCAGAAAATATGTTTCAGAGCTAGCACTTTCAATAGATAACTGGCTGAAAGAGCATCACAAAAGAGCACTTTCTTTCCATTACGGCCATCGAAACTATATTTTGGAAGATTTCGATGACTTCGTATGGGATTACGAAGGCGATATTGATTATACAAAGacagccgaacgtatgatgcgtTGCGATAAATTTGGCGATgtcgagaaatttaaaatagcgTGTACATATTTTCTCGAGGACGATATCAGACGAATTTGGCCATCTATACGCAAAAAGATAGGCTTGGATTGTATTAATTTTCGCGATTGCCCCGAATTGTATTATTGGATTTGCTGCCttacaaatgaattgaataagaTACCAATCACCGACGACGCGGGAAATAGTACTGTCGATGAAGAAATGCTAGACCATTGCATGCCTTATAATAGATCATCggtagaatatttttggaatcgcgTACCTTACGGAAAGCTAGTTCGAAAAGCTTGGCGACTTGATATGCGTGAAATCGTAAACtttattaaattcattttaccgAAATGCGATCACCATCAGTTTGATGAACTTGTCAATAAGCATAGTGGTTGGTATCTGATGCAAGATCTGTTACAAGTAGAACACCGTTGtgttaatgaaaaattgataggtcAAGCTTGGATGCGCTTAAGAAACATCATCAACGCacataattttgtcaaactaGTCGTGGGTATGTTTAAATTTTATGAGCGGCGAGTGATGTACTCGTCTGATAAGCAATATTCTGAGAATTGGTTATGTCTATGTCGTGAAATATGGCACAGTGCTCCGCATGGTTTGAGGCGATCGGCAATTGACGAAATATCATACTTATTCTATCGTGCAATTAATAatcgtgatttttcatttgatttcgAGGCCTTATTGACTGCGCTTACGTGCGCAACTTTCGAGGAGAGAAGCTTATTTTGGGAGAGGTGTTGGCGTGATTTGATCGAACgcaaatatacgagtaccaaAGAATTGCAGCAAATGATGGAAACGTGTTTCGAAAACGGCGATGCAATTATTCAATACAAAGAGGACGTTATGGCAACTTGTGAATATGTACAGCTTCATTGCGACGTGTTATTGTTTGAGTcggattttgacaaattgaatgattttgtgaatttttgctttcctAACGAAGACACAGCGAGACCCTTCAAACAGAAAATTCTAAAGTCGAATTTCCTCCGTAAAATCCCTGTTTTTCTAGAAACGTATTTTGGTCAAGCAACACAATTTAACAAGTTCATCAACGATGCTTATAACAACACTACTCGCgcaacgaattttaaaaataatctgtTGTCTCTGCCTGTAATTCGATGTTTTACACCTAAATGGTGGGGTCTTTGCAGTCAAATCTCATGGTCTAAGCAGTTGACTGCATTCATG
This region of Planococcus citri chromosome 5, ihPlaCitr1.1, whole genome shotgun sequence genomic DNA includes:
- the LOC135848253 gene encoding uncharacterized protein LOC135848253 isoform X4 — translated: MAEIPSDQDHVYDATQSTLVTLKELSTIAVALKIWHCEINKYRTNDELEKFSPEKLQISLKAKNPDLPTTIDTMIRKYVSELALSIDNWLKEHHKRALSFHYGHRNYILEDFDDFVWDYEGDIDYTKTAERMMRCDKFGDVEKFKIACTYFLEDDIRRIWPSIRKKIGLDCINFRDCPELYYWICCLTNELNKIPITDDAGNSTVDEEMLDHCMPYNRSSVEYFWNRVPYGKLVRKAWRLDMREIVNFIKFILPKCDHHQFDELVNKHSGWYLMQDLLQVEHRCVNEKLIGQAWMRLRNIINAHNFVKLVVGMFKFYERRVMYSSDKQYSENWLCLCREIWHSAPHGLRRSAIDEISYLFYRAINNRDFSFDFEALLTALTCATFEERSLFWERCWRDLIERKYTSTKELQQMMETCFENGDAIIQYKEDVMATCEYVQLHCDVLLFESDFDKLNDFVNFCFPNEDTARPFKQKILKSNFLRKIPVFLETYFGQATQFNKFINDAYNNTTRATNFKNNLLSLPVIRCFTPKWWGLCSQISWSKQLTAFMEFIETFASTERQLKKIKMLVIDHWKENGFIVDYASKFTRGCSRSLDQFLLWCLGSDEEAGKFKQAYTLRWYSRIDARYFDKRRFAGFHDFLLWCLGSDEEVVKFKKAHIGGPVTLASMFYYPFE